The genomic window GTAGGTCATTCACCTGGGGATTGCAAAATCCATATAGCCAGTGATTTTAGTGCTGTATGAGATTAgcactgccatctagtggagaGGCAGGTATATGAAATACAGCCAATACAAAACCTGACAAAATGATACTGTTAGGAAAGAGTGTGTCACAATATACACATAATAAAACCTGCTGTCTAGAATTATGTTCCTAATCACTCAATATGCTGAATGTTTTTTCAATTGACTgatcaaagtaaaataatgttaCAAGAACAGTCTTGGacttacttgttttgtctgaacaaataataaaaaccttaatatattcaatttacaatgatataaaacagaataaaccaGCAAATCCCCACATTTGGGAAACTGGAACTCGAGAATacttggcatttttgcttgataaatgacgATTAaatcccccatctgataagatttatgcttttagatgttttgtaacagaaagtgtatgaaaccccCCTGGAAAACCTCTCATGGACCCCTGAGGGTCTTTGGACctcactttgagaaccactgatttaaTTGACTACTTTTTTCAGCACTAAACAAAACACTCCAAAGCACAGATGCGTGAAAAAATGAATCATGGATGGATGCAGGATTGTCTGTTTTGTCCTTGAGATGAAGTAGAGATGTACCTGCtccagtgtgttttaatttaaagttttcatCTTTGAAGGTTTTGCCATATATAGACTTCCCTCCTGTTCCGTTGTGTTTGGTGATATCTCCCCCCTGTGACAGAGGACATGCAGCATCAACAGACAATAAACTCTACACCTGTATGTATAATATCTTCACTGTGATCTTACCTGACACATGAACTCAGGTATGACCCTGTGAAACACACATCCTTTATATCCAAAGCCATGCTCCCCAGTACACAGTGCTCTGAAGTTTTCTGCCAAATGAAAACAGATGTCTGTTTATTAGTATCAACACAAAACAGGGCCAGCTAAAACTTCAACTACTGTAGTGATATTATGGATATTAGCAGTTGAACGTacctgcagtttttggcactttatCTGCATTCAACTGCAAGATAATACAAATCACATTGAAATTCATGGGTTACACTATGCAAAGCACTGCCCTTATATGTGCATGTTTGACTACTGAGACATGCTGCAGGTGGAGAGGCTAACGCttatagctagctagctacctCGATGATTATTCTTCCAAGAGGCTCTTTGTCGGCCTCGATGTCCAGAAACACGACCGGGTTCACGGCGGGACCGGAGGACAGCAGCCTGGCAGCGGCGATGCCCAGCGGGCTGTATCTCATGCGGTTTTTAACCTGATACATGGCTCATCAGCTGACAGGGTGACCTGCAGGCCATGGGTGCTGCTGATGTTTACGTGTGACGTCACACAGCGGTGGAGGCCTAAACAGCGACATCACGTGGGAGATTTAGGAACAACTTCAATCCAGAGATCTGATTTTGCAAAGAACTCCTAgactgctttttatttattttatactctGTCTCTGAGTAACTTGGTGTGTTATCCTGTTCATCCTTTAAACAAGAATATTTGACTTTGTTTATATAACTCAACAATAAaaatttaatgaattaatttagaTTAGATGAAGACTGTTTGGCTCACTGGtaacatttacaaagcttacaatatttctctcattcagtcatatttatttttcaattagtGGGCACCAGAAGTGTCTTTTCCATTCtgctttattttgtctttgttcactTTGGATCCGATCACTGTTTTCCTGCTTTAAACTACTGACTGTGATGAGAAACAATTCCCCCTTTAAACAAATGTTACATTGTCCAAATACCAAACCTTACTTGCTTCATTTGTGCCCAAAAATAGGGTTGGCAATTTGTCCAAAACTGGGATTGTACAACTTTATAATGTTCCTGTCAAGTGGTCATCAGTATGTATGTGAAACTGCATCTGTATCACCTGCAGGAGGATaagaccaaaaacacttttttaaatagttgatatatatatataaaatattgttcTTATCAACTACAAAGCCAAAGTTAGCTTTGATGTTGCTTACCCAGTAAATCTATCAATGTTTCATCTTCATGACAAACAGTGATGCCTGTAAATCTGAAAATGCATGATGATGCTAATTTTAATATCCCTATTATTTGGTGCCCTTCAGGTGTTGCCAAAGTTGACTGAAGCCAGCCAGGAGGGAACTTTATCATCAACATCATTAGTCTTAGTATAGTAATCTCAGGTACACTGAATGGATCAGAACCACGGTGAATATGACACTGAGTGCTGGTTTTTCACATTCCTCTATATGGACCTTTTTGGTTGTTGAAATTTACCTCAAGAATCCTGATGCAGCCGCAGAATTACtgagtttatttttgtttaagcTATGTGGATCACTCACCCCATTGCTCAGACGCTCACAGTAGTTTTACAGCTCCAATCTGTGACTCActaattaatcaagaaaaaaaaagctgcaaatgaTTTGCTACAGTAATTGAATCAATCTGCTTTCTTTCGTATACATTTCTGCTCACTTGATAAGAGATTTGCATGTCTACATTTTAAATAACTACTGTTAGCTTATGAATTAACTAATTATTTACGTGGTgaaatagacctttttcacagcagatatttgaacttttcatagtaggaaaagaacaggtgttactaataacattaacgacaCCAGcttgcacaataccaggaccctgaaactgaagctgcTAAATTGAATTCAGACATcgttaattttattatttaccactgtgcttttcctactgtgacatgtcaaaacatcttctgtgaaaaacacttATTTATCAACTTTGTGCTATTCcagcttgtaaaaaaaacactattgaCATGTGCAAtgattttttatgtatttcatgtGTGAGTCTAATTGCAAAAACTATGTATCTTTTTTTTGATGATTGTGGAGTATGTGCTGGCTTAATTATGCTGGTTGCACTTTGTATGTCAAGAGACACAGGACATTGAATATGTTTCATCTGAATACATATTTATTAGATAAATATTAGGATGTCACGTCATCTAACTACATACAGATTTGCAAGACTAAaaatcacaatgtttttctgACCAGTTTAGAATATGAAATGATTGTACATAGAATGTACAAAACCAAAGAGACAACTGCCACTTGTTGTGCCAATCACTTCAGATTGTACCTTTATAGCATATTTTTGCCAAATTGCATAAAAATTATAAATTTGACAAAATTTTTTACAAACTGTAAATTTGGAAACAACCCCTAAGAGCCACTCGAGGCTCAATGTCTCCAAGTCCCAATTATACCTCAAAAGGTTTTAATAATTTTGTAGCACCTTTATAAAGTACACAGGTAATAGAGAAATACACAGAAGTTTAATATTACACAAAGGaaaattgtcttttttcttgGAAACCCCGCGTGGAGGGGTACATAAAGTATCTTACATTAATGAACAGGCGTGGTTAGAGAGGTCTGCACAGACGcaatcaaacacagactcaTTTTCCCAATTCAATGTCTGACAGGAGGATGCAAGCTTTACAAATTCTAAATACACTATGCACACTCCCCCTGgagaaaatgaatacatttctgtTAACGTGTCTCTATTTGTCATTTACATTATATACACATATCCCTTACATCCCCACCCCACCCTTTGCCACAATCTCCCCTTGTAATGCAAACAGGAGGAAGTTTCCCCCcaaatttcattttataatgttAATTGCATTCTCTTTTAAATCCTCAACTCAATTTCCATTGTCTGCATTCAGACAGTACAATATGTATCGCTCAAATTTCtagatgtgtttttgtgaaagGTTACAGTTACACACTGTGTAGGGAGATAAAATATCCCAACGCGGCAGTGCATTGTCTTTAACAAACATATAAACgaagaaaaacaacatctgaTCCTTCAGCTGTGTCATATGCAGGTGATTTGATCAACTTTAAAGACCAGTAAAGACATATTTGGTTCTTCAAAAGGATTACAAATCTCAAACTGGGGAACTTTTAGCTTCCAACACACAGCATACTTTAAATTCATTGACTGTACTGCATAAAACTGTGTAAACCAAATTATACCTGTCATTAAAAACACTGgacataaaataataacttaaaacttgaaacaatataaaatgtgatgaaaatacacaaatcaTGTTCACACATTTTTGCAAAGTATGGTTATCAAAAGTTCATATTAGGCCTCGAAACAATCCAAAGGGCATTTTGCACATTCTCACTTTAAATAACGAGCATGTTCCaataatattaaacaaatatttttgggAGAAATTTGGACCTCAAAGCTGCATTAACAATCTTTTTAGACAGAAAATCAGCTCATGTAAAGCTGACATATTTTTAGatacaaaaagagagaaaataataacaaaaataactcACTTATAACTTGCCTGCTGAGTAATTGAAATATTCCTTTTCACTGATGCATTGCCACAGGGTGATGGAAAAACCGTACACCAATACACAGGTACTCAACAAGGCCAGTGAGAGTGCATTTGGATCAATTCATTACAATATCGGACTGGTTATCAGggattgtgtgcatgtgtttgtgagtgtgtgtgtagtccttaacagacatacagtaccgTGTAGTTGCCAGTAATAGATAggtacagtactgtacagtcACAAAGTATTCACAAAGGGTATATACAACAGCCTTGGAAACACTGTTGGATCATGCAGgatgttttttccccaaaaaaagGATGCTGTTCAACagtaacaaaacaacaaaaggaaaagtcaatagaatcacacagatgttttctataaaatacagtaatttaaaAACTTCTGTAGATGTCTGTAGGATGTTTTACCAACGTAATATCCAGGCCCAAACCCTTAACAAAAAGTATAAGAACTTTGGTGATGTGTATTTGATTAGTTTCAATGTGGGacaaagataaaacacacaataaaggaagacaatttaaaaaagaacagatgagtttgaaataaaataataaatataaagatgagagaaaatgatttgATCAAGCACATTTAGGCTGGACAAAGACAACAGGAGCCATTGGCACACATGCACTTGTGAA from Thunnus maccoyii chromosome 14, fThuMac1.1, whole genome shotgun sequence includes these protein-coding regions:
- the ppifa gene encoding peptidylprolyl isomerase Fa; the encoded protein is MYQVKNRMRYSPLGIAAARLLSSGPAVNPVVFLDIEADKEPLGRIIIELNADKVPKTAENFRALCTGEHGFGYKGCVFHRVIPEFMCQGGDITKHNGTGGKSIYGKTFKDENFKLKHTGAGTLSMANSGPNTNGSQFFISTTKTEWLDGKHVVFGQVKEGMDIVTKMESFGLHDGGVIKKIVITDCGEIK